The following coding sequences are from one Eptesicus fuscus isolate TK198812 chromosome 7, DD_ASM_mEF_20220401, whole genome shotgun sequence window:
- the RTL6 gene encoding retrotransposon Gag-like protein 6 — translation MVQPQTSKAETPAPAAATSAQMDDVIDTLTSLRLTNSALRREASTLRAEKANLTNMLESVMAELTLLRTRARIPGALQITPPISAMTSNGTRPMTTPPTSLPEPFSGDPGQLAGFLMQMDRFMIFQASRFPGEAERVAFLVSRLTGEAEKWAIPHMQPDSPLRNNYQGFLAELRRTYKSPLRHARRAQIRKTSASNRAVRERQVLCRQLAAAGPGPCPVHPASSGTSPAPALPTRARNL, via the coding sequence ATGGTCCAACCCCAGACGTCAAAAGCCGAgaccccagcccctgcagccGCCACCAGTGCCCAAATGGATGACGTCATAGACACCCTGACCTCCCTGCGCCTCACCAATTCGGCGCTGAGGCGGGAGGCCTCCACGCTGCGGGCGGAGAAGGCGAACCTCACCAACATGCTGGAGAGCGTGATGGCGGAGCTGACCTTGTTACGCACCAGGGCTCGGATCCCGGGGGCGCTGCAGATCACCCCACCCATCTCAGCCATGACCTCCAACGGGACCCGACCCATGACCACGCCGCCCACCTCTCTGCCCGAGCCTTTCTCGGGAGACCCGGGCCAGCTCGCGGGGTTCCTGATGCAGATGGACAGGTTCATGATCTTCCAGGCCTCCCGCTTCCCGGGCGAAGCCGAGCGGGTGGCGTTCCTCGTGTCGCGGCTGACGGGGGAGGCGGAGAAGTGGGCCATCCCCCACATGCAACCCGACAGCCCGCTGCGGAACAACTACCAGGGCTTCCTGGCGGAGCTGCGGAGAACCTACAAGTCTCCGCTGCGGCACGCGCGGCGCGCGCAGATCCGGAAGACTTCCGCCTCCAACCGGGCGGTGCGGGAGCGGCAGGTGCTGTGCCGCCAGCTGGCCGCCGCGGGCCCGggcccctgccctgtgcacccCGCCTCCAGTGGGACTAGTCCAGCgccggccctgcccacccgaGCTCGGAACCTTTAA